The genomic stretch CACAGTCCCTTCGCTGTCTTAGCTCCGTCCCTCTCTCACTGCGTTCTTGCccattttactttccttcctGTAGGTTGCGTGCCCGTCCGGCCGTGCTGTGGAGCCATGACCACCGCCATCCTGGAGCGCCTGAGCACCCTGTCTGTGAGCGGGCAGCAGCTGCGCCGTCTGCCCAAGATCCTGGAGGATGGGCTTCCCAAGATGCCGTGCACCGTGCTGGAGACAGATGTGCCCCAGCTCTTCCGGGAGCCTTATATCCGCACGGGCTACCGGCCCACGGGACACGAGTGGCGCTACTACTTCCTCAGCCTCTTTCAGAAACACAACGAGGTGGTCAATGTCTGGACCCACTTGCTGGCGGCGCTGGCTGTCCTCTTGCGATTCTGGGCCTTTGCCGAGGCTGAGGCCTTGCCGTGGGCCTCTCCCCAcgccctgcccctgctcctctATGTCCTGTCCTCCATCACTTACCTCACCTTCAGCCTCCTGGCCCACCTGCTGCAGTCCAAGTCGGAGCTCTCCCACTACACCTTCTACTTTGTGGACTATATTGGCGTGAGCGTGTACCAGTACGGCAGTGCCTTGGTTCACTTCTTCTACAGCTCTGACCAGGCCTGGTACGAGCGCTTCTGGCTTTTCTTCTTGCCAGCGGCTGCCTTCTGTGGCTGGTTGTCTTGCGCTGGCTGTTGCTATGCCAAGTATCGTTACCGGAGGCCTTACCCAGTCATGAGGAAGATCTGTCAAGTGGTCCCTGCAGGGCTGGCCTTCATCCTAGACATCAGCCCTGTGGCACACCGAGTGGccctgtgccacctggctgggtGCCAGGAGCAGGCTGCCTGGTACCACACGCTCCAGATCCTCTTCTTCCTGGTCAGCGCCTACTTCTTCTCCTGCCCGGTCCCTGAGAAGTACTTCCCGGGTTCCTGTGACATTGTGGGCCATGGACATCAGATCTTCCACGCCTTTCTGTCTGTCTGCACACTATCCCAGCTGGAGGCCGTCCTCCTGGACTACCAGGGGCGGCAGGAGATCTTCCTGCAGCGCCACAGCGCCTTGTCCATCTACATGGCCtgtctctccttcttctttttggcCGCCTGCAGCGCTGCCACCGCAGCCCTCCTGAGGCACAAAGTCAAAGCCAGACTGACGAAGAAAGATTcctgaggctgggaggtggggaaaggtGTGGAGGTGGCCCACTGTGATTCCGGAAAACTTGATACGACAATAGgtgttgactttttgtttttaagagttgGCTTTTAAATTAATACGTATTTCCAAGGGTATGCTATGACTATGGCATTGGAAAGCCAAAGGATTCAAGAGTTTTGTTGTTGCTATCATTGTTAATAAAAGGAGTATTCCTTGTCCCTCTGGGTCATAGCCTTATAAGGAACAGGAAGGGAAGGGACCTTGGCTAAGATTCATGGAACACTGAATTAAAGAGAACCATCTTCATGCCTGAAAATTTAGTAGAATTCTGAATTGGACTAAAGTGTAAGCAGGTGGCTGGTCCACACTCTGTTGGAATGGCCATCTTACTATGCTGCTCTTTGGTAATTGAATAAATTGACCCAAGGACCTGATTTCATATTGTCCAGGGTGGAGAAGTCAGAATCTTCAAGATGATTCAGTGAAACCCTTAGACGTAAGGAACTACTCAGTTTACCTGATTTCTGGTCCCTTCTCTCTCACCTGTTCTAACACTGACCCTTCTCTCAGGATGACATCTGCCTGGCTGTTTCTCTGAAGAGCTGTTCACTCCCATCCGTACCTTGCATTGTAATATAGAGGACCAGGAAGCAGTCATCCTTCCAGGAAATGCTTGGATCCATGTGGACATTCAGGAAGCTTATTCTCATATAATACTGATGTAAACGGTACTAGAAAGTTCAGTGCCAAGAGCCAAGAGGCCTAACCAACAAGCATGGATACTGTTTGGTGTCATGGGACCCTTCTGTTTTCATACCTGTGGACTGCAGGATTGCTTAAGATCTCTTAGGGCTGCCTTACAGGACAAGATATCGGGGGCTTGCCCCAGGGAACCTTCTCCAGATTTTGACCATCTTCAAAAAGCCCCTGGTAGAGTgaattggttcttctttttttttttttttttttttaggagattagccttgagctaactactgctaatcctcctcagtTTGccgaggaagagtggccctgagccaacatccatgcccatcttcctccactccatACATGGCTTTTGGCAAacgttgccatgtctgcacctgggatccgaactggcga from Equus przewalskii isolate Varuska chromosome 19, EquPr2, whole genome shotgun sequence encodes the following:
- the PAQR8 gene encoding membrane progestin receptor beta yields the protein MTTAILERLSTLSVSGQQLRRLPKILEDGLPKMPCTVLETDVPQLFREPYIRTGYRPTGHEWRYYFLSLFQKHNEVVNVWTHLLAALAVLLRFWAFAEAEALPWASPHALPLLLYVLSSITYLTFSLLAHLLQSKSELSHYTFYFVDYIGVSVYQYGSALVHFFYSSDQAWYERFWLFFLPAAAFCGWLSCAGCCYAKYRYRRPYPVMRKICQVVPAGLAFILDISPVAHRVALCHLAGCQEQAAWYHTLQILFFLVSAYFFSCPVPEKYFPGSCDIVGHGHQIFHAFLSVCTLSQLEAVLLDYQGRQEIFLQRHSALSIYMACLSFFFLAACSAATAALLRHKVKARLTKKDS